One Hydrogenobaculum sp. 3684 genomic window, GAATAAGATTATAACATACAACTTATAAAGTTGCCTTGAGTTATAATAGTATGGAAATGAAGCAAAATGCTTTGGTATATCCATTTTACCTTCTTTATAAGTATCACTACCTTATATACGTTTTGGCTTTAAAAGAGCTAAAAATAAGGTATAGGGGCTCTATTTTTGGTTTTTTGTGGAGTATGCTAAACCCTCTTTTAAATCTTTTGATTTATACATTTTTGTTTGTGGTGATATTTAAAAGCACTGCAAAAAATTATCCAGTTTATTTTTTTAGCGGTATATTGCCCTGGAATTGGTTTTCCTCTTCTGTGATGGAGGCTACTGATTCTGTGGTTTCTGCTGGGGCTTTGATAACAAAATCTACGCTACCTGCTGAGATAGTGGTAATCACAAAAGTAGCTTCTAACCTCATAAACTATCTTTTATCGATACCTATATTGTTTTTATTTTTAATATTTTTTCATGTTAAGATAAGTTTTATAGTGCTTTTTCTTCCGGTGGTGATAATAATACAATTTTTTCTGACTTCAGGTGTAGCGTTTTTCCCAGCCACATGGAACGTATTTTATAGAGATGTTAGACAGATTATGCAGACCATTATACAGCTTTTGTTTTTTTGTATGCCGGTTATGTATTTTGATACACAAATACCTTCTAAATACCAAAAGCTAATATACCTAAACCCAATAGCTTATCTTATAAAGGTATACCACGATATTTTTTATGACAACCTAATGCCAAGACCTGAGCTTTTGATATTGTTATTTTTTATATCCATAGTAGTTTATATAATAGGGTTTAACTATTTTCACTCTAAAAAGGATGTTTTCGCAGAGTATATATGAGCGTTGTGATAGAGGTAAAAAATGTTACAAAGATCTTTAAAAGGCATACGAAAAAATATTTTTCCATAAAGTCTGCTTTTGTGGATTTTATAAAACACGGTAGACCACAAGTGCAGATAGTAAAAGCCCTTGACAATATAAGCTTTGATATGGTATCTGGAAGCACTTTGGGTATCATAGGGAAAAACGGCGCTGGTAAATCCACCCTTCTTAAAATAATATCTGGCATCATAAAACCCACTTCTGGAAGCGTAAAGGTAAAAGGAAGCTTAGTACCTCTT contains:
- a CDS encoding ABC transporter permease; amino-acid sequence: MEMKQNALVYPFYLLYKYHYLIYVLALKELKIRYRGSIFGFLWSMLNPLLNLLIYTFLFVVIFKSTAKNYPVYFFSGILPWNWFSSSVMEATDSVVSAGALITKSTLPAEIVVITKVASNLINYLLSIPILFLFLIFFHVKISFIVLFLPVVIIIQFFLTSGVAFFPATWNVFYRDVRQIMQTIIQLLFFCMPVMYFDTQIPSKYQKLIYLNPIAYLIKVYHDIFYDNLMPRPELLILLFFISIVVYIIGFNYFHSKKDVFAEYI